The Bos indicus x Bos taurus breed Angus x Brahman F1 hybrid chromosome 3, Bos_hybrid_MaternalHap_v2.0, whole genome shotgun sequence genome includes a window with the following:
- the LOC113890289 gene encoding olfactory receptor 5V1-like — translation MASVTPLEMNNQTDVTEFIFLGFSNHPNLQGLFFLIFLVIYLTTLLGNTLIITSTRISSALHTPMYYFLSNLSFLDICYTSTTIPVMLMNFFREKKTISYDSCLSQIFFLVTCAGAECVLLAAMAYDRYVAICHPLQYPVLMSVKVCVFLVTGSWLCGLVNSVTHTVLATTLTLCGPNQISHFLCDIPFLLKLSCSDTSLNEFVLHVASATIGLSPCLFTAVSYILIISAILRIPSAQGRSKAFSTCASHLTVVVVFYGTANFNYDRPREGYSLDMDILVSVLFCVMTPMLNPIIYSLRNKEVKCALRKLVGGYMFLGNILSRGQWSSN, via the exons ATGGCCT CTGTGACACCACTTGAAATGAACAATCAAACAGATGTCACTGAATTTATCTTCTTGGGATTTTCCAACCACCCCAACCTACAGGGCTTGTTCTTCCTGATCTTCCTGGTCATTTATCTGACAACTCTCCTTGGGAACACACTCATAATAACATCTACCAGGATCAGTTCTGCTCTCCACACTCCAATGTATTACTTTCTGAGCAACTTGAGCTTCTTGGACATCTGCTACACATCCACCACCATTCCAGTTATGCTAATGAACTTCTTCCGGGAGAAGAAGACCATCTCCTATGACAGCTGCCTTTCCCAGATCTTTTTCCTCGTGACATGTGCTGGTGCTGAATGTGTATTACTGGCAGCTATGGCTTATGATCGCTATGTAGCCATCTGCCACCCTCTTCAATATCCAGTTCTCATGAGTGTAAAGGTCTGTGTTTTTTTGGTGACTGGGTCCTGGCTATGTGGGCTGGTGAATTCTGTGACACACACAGTGTTGGCAACCACACTCACTCTGTGTGGACCCAACCAGATCAGTCACTTTCTCTGTGACATCCCATTCCTCCTAAAGCTGTCCTGCTCTGACACCTCTCTCAATGAGTTTGTGCTTCATGTGGCCAGTGCCACCATTGGCCTGAGCCCCTGCCTGTTTACTGCTGTGTCCTACATACTTATCATCTCTGCCATCCTTAGGATTCCCTCTGCTCAGGGAAGGAGCAAGGCCTTTTCTACCTGTGCCTCCCACctcactgtggtggtggttttttatGGAACAGCCAACTTCAACTATGACAGACCCAGAGAAGGCTACTCCCTAGATATGGACATCCTAGTCTCTGTACTGTTCTGTGTTATGACCCCCATGTTAAACCCCATTATCTACAGCTTGAGAAACAAGGAGGTCAAATGTGCCCTGAGGAAGCTAGTTGGAGGGTATATGTTCCTTGGCAATATTTTGTCTAGAGGTCAGTGGTCTTCAAACTAG